In a single window of the Helicobacter felis ATCC 49179 genome:
- the rpsO gene encoding 30S ribosomal protein S15: protein MALNTEKKQEIIRQFARQENDTGSCEVQIALLSRRIADLTTHLKNNPKDHSSRLGLLKLVGHRKNLLKYLKKTHHDRYMELIGALGIKNR, encoded by the coding sequence ATGGCTTTAAATACGGAGAAAAAACAAGAAATTATTAGGCAGTTTGCCCGTCAGGAAAACGACACGGGTTCGTGTGAAGTGCAGATCGCGCTTTTGAGTCGCAGGATTGCGGATTTGACCACCCATCTAAAGAATAATCCCAAAGATCATTCTAGTCGTCTGGGGCTTCTTAAATTAGTGGGGCATCGAAAAAATCTTCTTAAATACCTCAAGAAAACTCACCATGATCGTTATATGGAGCTTATCGGAGCCCTAGGCATCAAAAATCGTTAA